AGTAATTAATCATGGAACTCAATATTAGAGTACTAAACATTTAcaataatatatgcatgcatgcatggtcgaCGTTGTTATATAGATGATCGTCTTGCAAGGAGGACGGCCGGCCTGCCGGGAATCTATATCGATCTGAAGTAGAAGATATATGGCGACTAGAATTTAAAGAAGTGTGACCGCtagctataaatatatatatatatatatatatattatataatatggttgagatacataaattaaagaaacttgGTGCAATATTAGTCGGCTAATCATAGACCATGCACCAAGTGGGTCCCGTATATAccacattaattaattcatttgtCGAGAGATCATTCACCTAACCCACACCCACGAGGCGGCCAGTGCTTATGACATCTATTCTCTATACAGCGAGCATAGATATATAGTATGCTGCCAAGAGTAAAatcatacaaacatatataatttgaattaacaaaagaaaaataaataaaagaaagaaatattccTTGATCTTTGAAACGCCAAATTCTTAGCTAAGACTTTGTCTGTTCTGTTTAATTAAGCTAGCGCTTGTCAATAGTCGATCCTGACAATATATGCTTATTGaccaattataatttttacagtCATTATCATGTACTAACTAGTTTAATTCGTTTTAGACAGCTAAAGTGATGCTAGCTagtaggcctgcaacccgaccTGGTAAAGCCGGGCTTGTACCCGACCCAACCCGTGATCCTCCTCATAAGGCGCCAACCCGAACTGACTTGACCCGAACAAAGTCAAACCGGGTCGAACCCGTATGACCCGACCTTTAAAAACAAGTTGTTCTCCTTCTCCATGCTTCTAGAAACGAAAGCTTATCTTTCtcaaaaaaacaagagaaacgAAAACTGATTCAGGTTGAGGCATGGAAGGAGAAGTCGTCTTGGGatcgaaggagaagatctcactgAAAATGTGAGTCATCCCCAAGCCTCGACCTGCCCAACACCAGCAACAGCGGCGGCGGCAGCAGATTTGTAAACGGCGGTGTCTAGCTCGAGCAACCCTACGCTGAAGGCACAAAAGCAGATCTGTAAACAACAGTGTCTAACGGCATCTTCTAgactcttctcttctcttctcttctcttttcttctctgcaTATCAagctaaaaaaaattcatcctcTTTTGCTTCTCTCTAGGCTCGGGGGCTCCAAGACAACTGCTAAGGAATTTAGTTGATGGTGGACGAGAAGAGGGTATGGGGTATTGGGTGGAAGGAAAGAGATGGCCTCCAAGACAAAAgagcgagagagggagagacgatgAAGATGAGCTTGGACTCACCATGGCGTAGGAGTACCGAGATAGTACTCGAGGGTATCTCCAGCACCTTACTACACCGAGATTGAGCATAGTCAGCGAGATTTTGCCACATTATTGGCTTTTGGCCATGAGTTTCAACTTCCATACCGGTTTCAAGTTCCATTtttttactcttgatttttctGTAATATTTCTGTTGTTGAATTCTGATTTGGTGGTGAAGGTAAGATTGATAAGATGAATATGGAAGCTTCGCGGTGGGTACCAAGTACAAGTCCAATGATTGAGTAAGCAACtggttagggtttgaggaaCTCTCGGACGGGTTGACACCAATTAATAAACCCGTTAATTTAGTCGGGTCGGAGATCCGCTCAAGTAATACCCAATAAAATACGGGTTGGTTCGAGTCAGCACAATCGGGTTCAGCGGGTGCTCGGGTCACATGCGCACGTACccctactagctagctagctattagtgaatatatataaagtatctATAAATGATGTTGAATATAGTCTTAATTTTAGAGGGATCATCGTGACCATATGTATGAAAATTGTATAGGTAAAATTAGAGAAGAATTTCCATTAATTTTTCCGCAAGACAAGCTGCCATATATTATATGCACGCAATTTAAATTGGGGAAATATGATAATACACACCAATATTTCTAGATACATGCAAAAGTGTGATACTGATCACGTCACTCATTTTTCCTAGCTCTAATCATGTGGCCAGCATCATATAGAAATTGACTCAAAACGCACACTAATGGCGGCATAGTCGATCCGCTTCCTATATATATGAAGCtcagaaaaaaatatatcgatCGTGTGAAAAGCCAATGACCAAAACTCCACAACTAGTAATTACccaattaataatttctttctacTTAAGGGAAATAATGATACTGCTAGATCATAATTAAGAACTAGTggcaaaattttcacatatgaTCAGTACTTATACTAATTTATCGATAAAAAATTCTCACCTGTGCAGATCCATTCCTGGCAATGTAAGTAAAGTAGTCATTACCCACAAGACTGACAAGGCACACAGAGGACTTCAGGTCTCTAGCAGtaaacacctttttttttatgagatgtTGGAAGAAATCGATCTGGGTGGTCATGTTTGGGCCAGGGTACACAACAGTATCAAATATACCCGTTCCTCCATAAGCAAAGTTCATTCCATATCTCAATAGTGAGATCCCATATTTCCTCCATCTATACTGAATCGGAGACTTGACTCCTATGAACTTGGCTGcgcacatatacatatataataaggttcaacacacaaatatatatatatatatatatattagagataTATGCTTAATTATAAGTGTGAGAGAGGGATCAGACACACCAACGTACGTGATATGTAACATCGATGGTAGAAAGAAATGGTCAAAtcatgtgagagagagacaagagACACATACCAATGTAATCAGTTAGGACACGGCCATCGGAAAAACGACCGTATGGTTTACCGGGAAAGGTTATGCCATACGGATGTTTCCAAGCGGATTCAGATTTGTTGGTGTTGCCTGTGTCTGCATATGAATCCCCGAAGACAAAGAGCTTTGAGGGATGAAAATCAGAAGTTAAATGTCCTTGCACCAGTACTTGTTGCCCTGCAACAAATCACCAATATAACTAAATATGAGAGGGGTAATTATTTTTGACCGAAAATGCAAAAGGAGCAGACTTAAAAGTGATAGAACCTGAGAGAAGGAACAAGACTAGGAAGTAGCAGAGAACAGAATAGAAAAGCTTTTGCTGCGCATCCATTATAGCTATGATCAAGAGAAGCAAAACGTGTGCAACGAATAAATACAGGGTGCAAAAGCAATTGATGGAAGTGATATTGAAGGCCtaatgtcattatatatatatatatatatatatatatatatacacacatgctcgatctaatat
This genomic interval from Juglans regia cultivar Chandler chromosome 3, Walnut 2.0, whole genome shotgun sequence contains the following:
- the LOC108981115 gene encoding GDSL esterase/lipase At5g03610-like — protein: MDAQQKLFYSVLCYFLVLFLLSGQQVLVQGHLTSDFHPSKLFVFGDSYADTGNTNKSESAWKHPYGITFPGKPYGRFSDGRVLTDYIAKFIGVKSPIQYRWRKYGISLLRYGMNFAYGGTGIFDTVVYPGPNMTTQIDFFQHLIKKKVFTARDLKSSVCLVSLVGNDYFTYIARNGSAQGWQSFIIALINQLAVNLKRIHGLGVQKIAVTGLQPLGCLPARTATSSFLKCNATENSLVSFHNLLLQQAVAKLNNETSTGRSSFVILDLYDSFMSVLENKGSTKFENPLKPCCFGISSEYSCGSVDANGAKKYTVCEDPESAFFWDASHPTQQGWRAVFPALQATLKQLYH